A part of Methanomassiliicoccaceae archaeon genomic DNA contains:
- a CDS encoding ABC transporter ATP-binding protein: MTEGTPLLELRKLNKYYNNGFHAVKDVSFSIDSGKLVGLIGPNGCGKSTMMKCINKLHNISSGDILIDGESVRKKTPAELARSVANVPAQLRNNFGLTVYETVMMGRYPFLKNIWWETEKDESFVMETMEKFGVKGLQDNQLNTLSSGEMQRVLIAKAYVQEPKLMLVDEPTSHLDMKYKLEVMEYLNAMVRKDMSILVAEHDISLMARYCDLCIIMKQGSIVEIGRPKEIITSELIEDVYGVSASVGFDKDGELFVLPKRYRAESEHGRI; the protein is encoded by the coding sequence GTGACTGAAGGCACGCCGCTTCTTGAGCTGAGGAAGCTCAACAAATATTACAATAACGGGTTCCACGCCGTGAAAGACGTGTCCTTCAGCATAGACTCGGGCAAGCTTGTCGGTCTGATAGGGCCGAACGGGTGCGGTAAATCCACCATGATGAAGTGCATCAACAAGCTCCACAATATTTCGTCCGGGGACATACTTATAGATGGCGAATCGGTCAGGAAGAAGACCCCTGCGGAACTGGCCAGGAGCGTGGCGAACGTTCCGGCGCAGCTTAGGAACAACTTTGGCCTTACGGTGTACGAAACCGTGATGATGGGGCGCTACCCATTCCTGAAGAACATATGGTGGGAGACCGAGAAGGACGAGTCTTTCGTGATGGAGACCATGGAGAAGTTCGGCGTGAAGGGCCTTCAGGACAATCAGCTGAACACGCTTTCCAGCGGCGAAATGCAGAGGGTGCTGATAGCCAAGGCGTACGTGCAGGAACCGAAGCTCATGCTCGTGGACGAGCCGACATCACACCTGGATATGAAATATAAGCTGGAGGTGATGGAATATCTTAACGCCATGGTGCGGAAAGACATGTCCATATTGGTGGCAGAGCATGACATTTCGCTCATGGCGAGGTACTGCGACCTTTGCATCATAATGAAGCAGGGAAGCATAGTCGAAATCGGCCGCCCGAAAGAGATCATAACGTCAGAGCTGATCGAAGACGTGTACGGCGTTTCAGCATCGGTGGGATTCGACAAGGACGGCGAGCTGTTCGTACTGCCTAAGAGATACAGGGCAGAATCCGAGCACGGGCGCATCTGA
- a CDS encoding TerC/Alx family metal homeostasis membrane protein, translated as MIADAEPIEWAGLFLILIVLLALDIFVINRGSKHITTKSALLQTAGWIAIAMIFGIYIWMTRGATVGMEFYAGYVIEEALSVDNMFVFILIFAMFAIPDDYQHKALFYGVIGAILFRLLFIFAGSELLLRFHFVMYIFGFFLIYAAIKTMLSKEGSGSSNKIATLLSKHMNVSPELDGNKFFTHRDGVRMITPLLLCIIVIEFTDIVFALDSIPAILGITTNKFVVYSSNIFAVLGLRSLYFAIRGSLTHLKYLKYGLGIILIFVGLKMLIAEYYEFDIVQSLSIIISVLAVTIVASIMSGKKEKQKEMIP; from the coding sequence ATGATCGCGGATGCCGAACCGATTGAGTGGGCAGGTCTTTTCCTCATACTCATCGTACTTCTAGCCTTGGATATATTTGTCATCAACCGCGGTTCTAAACACATTACCACAAAATCAGCCCTGCTGCAGACAGCTGGATGGATAGCCATCGCGATGATCTTCGGCATATACATATGGATGACGCGCGGCGCCACGGTGGGCATGGAATTCTACGCAGGATACGTCATCGAAGAGGCGCTGAGCGTAGACAACATGTTCGTGTTCATACTGATATTCGCAATGTTTGCGATACCGGACGACTATCAGCACAAAGCCCTCTTCTACGGGGTAATCGGCGCGATATTGTTCCGCCTGTTGTTCATATTCGCCGGATCCGAGCTCCTGCTGAGATTCCACTTCGTGATGTATATCTTCGGGTTCTTCCTGATATACGCGGCCATAAAGACCATGTTGAGCAAAGAGGGCTCTGGGTCTAGCAATAAGATCGCGACCCTCCTGTCCAAACATATGAACGTCTCGCCGGAGCTTGACGGAAACAAATTCTTCACGCACAGGGACGGCGTCAGGATGATCACCCCTTTGCTGCTGTGCATAATCGTAATAGAATTCACCGACATTGTGTTTGCCCTCGACTCGATACCTGCGATCCTAGGAATAACGACCAACAAGTTCGTAGTCTACTCGTCCAATATATTCGCGGTCCTGGGACTGAGGTCCCTATACTTCGCGATCAGAGGTTCGCTCACCCACCTGAAATACCTGAAGTACGGCCTCGGGATAATCCTGATATTCGTAGGATTAAAGATGCTGATTGCCGAATATTACGAGTTCGACATAGTCCAATCCCTGTCCATCATCATTTCGGTCCTGGCAGTAACGATAGTTGCATCGATAATGTCCGGAAAGAAGGAAAAACAGAAGGAAATGATTCCCTGA
- a CDS encoding CopG family transcriptional regulator, producing the protein MAIISVSLDGESMATLEAIQEAYSLAGRSEAVRLSIKAAGSKVKEIEELSGFIEGVLIIVRRDHVDPWMSLIQAKHEESIKTQMHSHLLNHKCLEVMVISAEADKIKSMLREIQSVAKADYVKFVKS; encoded by the coding sequence ATGGCAATAATAAGCGTTTCGCTGGACGGCGAAAGCATGGCGACGCTCGAGGCGATACAGGAGGCCTATTCCCTCGCGGGGCGCAGCGAGGCCGTCCGCCTGTCGATAAAGGCGGCAGGGTCCAAGGTGAAGGAGATCGAGGAGCTCAGCGGGTTCATCGAAGGCGTATTGATCATCGTGAGACGGGACCATGTCGATCCGTGGATGAGCCTTATACAGGCCAAGCACGAGGAGTCCATAAAAACACAGATGCATTCGCATCTCCTCAATCATAAGTGCCTCGAAGTAATGGTCATATCCGCAGAAGCAGACAAGATAAAATCGATGTTGAGGGAGATCCAATCCGTTGCAAAAGCGGACTATGTAAAATTCGTAAAAAGCTGA
- a CDS encoding cation:proton antiporter, protein MDLFSILAMLVVLYVLAVIGSEVFERFGVPGLIGEIFVGIILVNLIWDGSAFSGILSSGSFLGMLDVEVAFNGFDGSFNYQFLFLVAEIGAMFLLFSVGLETRVCELMSVGKAALTVAILGVVFPFAAGMTVYFYDYNMTHAMYMAAAMVATSVGVTAKVIMDMRASDTKEARIIVGAAVIDDVLGMIVLAIVAGMASADGTSILGIARIIFISVSFVLAVFFFCNSCTPRIASWYGKKKECKPPTEKEARKLDKMMIAIAVCLFMAAASEALGLAAIIGAFLAGMILADYAKKWNLKPKVEAITTFFLPLFFLNVGLQVKLSSLTNANVLMLAAYIIVLAVVTKYLGSYLGARLADKKIDKSSAKIIGIGMIPRAEVGIIIASIGLVSGHLTPDMNATIVLMSVITTVIAPPLLSRAYKKKYPDGIPENPAISCWEEP, encoded by the coding sequence ATGGATCTGTTCTCCATCCTCGCGATGTTGGTCGTATTGTATGTTCTGGCTGTCATCGGTTCAGAGGTCTTTGAGCGTTTCGGTGTTCCCGGCCTCATCGGAGAGATATTCGTCGGAATAATACTGGTAAATCTGATATGGGACGGTTCCGCATTCTCGGGCATTCTTAGCAGCGGCAGTTTCCTCGGAATGCTGGACGTCGAAGTGGCATTCAACGGCTTCGACGGTTCGTTCAACTATCAGTTCCTATTCCTGGTGGCCGAGATAGGGGCGATGTTTCTACTTTTTTCGGTGGGACTCGAGACCCGCGTATGCGAGCTGATGTCAGTAGGTAAGGCAGCATTGACCGTGGCTATACTGGGTGTCGTATTCCCGTTCGCCGCAGGTATGACGGTTTACTTTTACGATTACAATATGACCCATGCGATGTACATGGCGGCAGCCATGGTCGCGACGAGCGTGGGCGTGACTGCCAAAGTAATAATGGACATGCGCGCCTCGGACACGAAGGAAGCACGCATAATAGTCGGTGCCGCCGTAATAGACGACGTTCTGGGAATGATAGTCCTGGCAATAGTGGCAGGAATGGCTTCCGCGGACGGCACGAGCATACTTGGGATCGCAAGGATAATATTCATCTCGGTCTCGTTCGTACTCGCGGTGTTCTTCTTCTGCAACTCGTGCACCCCACGCATCGCCTCATGGTACGGCAAGAAGAAGGAATGCAAGCCTCCAACCGAGAAAGAGGCCCGCAAGCTGGACAAGATGATGATCGCCATCGCCGTGTGCCTCTTCATGGCAGCGGCATCCGAGGCACTCGGGCTGGCCGCGATAATCGGTGCGTTCCTTGCGGGAATGATACTTGCAGATTACGCCAAGAAATGGAACCTCAAGCCAAAGGTGGAAGCCATAACCACGTTCTTCCTTCCTTTGTTTTTCCTCAACGTCGGACTGCAGGTCAAACTGTCATCGCTCACCAATGCCAACGTACTGATGCTGGCAGCGTATATCATAGTCCTTGCGGTAGTCACAAAGTACCTGGGATCTTACTTGGGAGCAAGGCTCGCGGACAAGAAGATAGATAAAAGCTCTGCAAAAATCATAGGAATAGGTATGATTCCGAGGGCGGAGGTCGGAATAATAATAGCATCGATCGGTCTTGTATCGGGACACCTTACTCCTGACATGAATGCAACTATAGTCTTGATGTCGGTGATAACAACTGTCATAGCGCCCCCGTTGCTTTCGCGCGCCTATAAGAAAAAGTACCCTGACGGAATACCCGAAAACCCCGCAATCTCATGCTGGGAAGAGCCCTGA
- a CDS encoding preprotein translocase subunit Sec61beta, with translation MAQKKNDSGFQSSAGLMRYFDSETDKGIKITPKAVIGIAIALVAIVIVAQVFFPV, from the coding sequence ATGGCACAGAAAAAGAACGACAGCGGATTCCAGTCTTCGGCCGGGCTCATGAGATATTTTGACTCGGAGACCGACAAGGGGATAAAAATCACACCCAAGGCCGTCATCGGCATTGCCATAGCCTTGGTCGCCATAGTTATTGTGGCACAGGTATTCTTCCCCGTCTGA
- the lysS gene encoding lysine--tRNA ligase, which produces MHWADVIAKDIAESCEKPLIATGISPTGIIHVGSLREAITGESVRSAVEGLGKEVRLIYLIDSFDPLRKRYDFLPPEFEKYVGMPISRIPCPCGKHKNYAHHFVQPFLDAVDSLGVQCEIIWTHELYDEGKFAKAVDMSMKKRDQVIRIMTDVTGKAENSEYAPYNPLCSACGRFTKPVFETYEFPYMEYECTCGNHGKADVRKAEGKLTWRLEWPAKWMIFGTSAEPFGKDHAAAGGSYDTGKRIVDEIFGGNAPYPIPYEFVQLKGVGQMHKSLGCPVTGLDAINMTPPEVLNYLFLRVNPSRAIDYDSGLGTLDIADEYDRMEKLYFGGEWAEAEDSSVQAYVIAQHNHIPTRLPHQISYRHLVNVAQMAPTFEGVVEILERTDDLSDMTESDRKRLSRRIDCVRYWLNGFAPDSVKFSVSSTVPSGIELSMNEKVFLKALSVKMYDCNWDPDSIGSTIADTAKDSPLGLKGGYGAMYRIFIGKKAGPRLGTFLASMDKSFVINRIIQASN; this is translated from the coding sequence ATGCATTGGGCGGACGTAATTGCTAAGGACATCGCAGAAAGTTGCGAGAAGCCACTCATAGCCACGGGCATCAGTCCCACGGGCATCATCCACGTAGGCAGCCTCAGGGAGGCCATCACCGGTGAGTCTGTGCGAAGCGCAGTTGAGGGCTTGGGCAAGGAAGTTAGATTGATATATCTCATCGATTCCTTCGACCCGCTCCGCAAACGTTATGATTTTCTGCCTCCGGAGTTCGAAAAGTACGTCGGAATGCCGATATCAAGGATACCCTGTCCCTGCGGCAAGCACAAGAACTATGCCCATCACTTCGTCCAGCCGTTCCTTGACGCCGTGGACTCGCTGGGCGTCCAGTGCGAGATAATATGGACCCACGAACTATACGACGAAGGAAAGTTCGCCAAAGCCGTAGACATGTCTATGAAGAAGAGGGATCAGGTCATAAGGATAATGACGGACGTCACAGGCAAGGCCGAGAACTCGGAATATGCCCCATACAATCCCCTGTGCTCGGCCTGCGGAAGGTTCACTAAGCCTGTCTTCGAAACCTATGAATTCCCATATATGGAGTACGAATGTACATGCGGAAATCACGGGAAGGCGGACGTACGCAAGGCAGAAGGAAAGCTTACATGGAGGCTCGAGTGGCCTGCCAAGTGGATGATTTTCGGCACGTCGGCCGAGCCGTTCGGAAAGGACCATGCGGCCGCCGGCGGCTCTTACGACACGGGCAAGAGGATAGTGGACGAGATCTTCGGCGGAAATGCACCCTATCCTATTCCGTACGAGTTCGTACAGCTGAAGGGAGTGGGGCAGATGCACAAATCGCTCGGATGCCCGGTTACGGGGCTCGATGCGATCAATATGACTCCCCCAGAAGTTTTGAACTATCTTTTCCTAAGGGTAAATCCTTCCAGGGCGATCGATTACGACTCCGGCCTGGGGACATTGGATATCGCCGACGAGTACGACCGTATGGAAAAGCTTTACTTCGGAGGTGAATGGGCCGAAGCCGAGGACAGCTCCGTACAGGCATACGTGATCGCGCAGCATAATCATATTCCGACTCGTCTTCCGCATCAGATTTCATACAGGCATCTGGTCAACGTGGCACAGATGGCCCCAACATTCGAAGGGGTTGTGGAGATCCTCGAACGTACTGACGACCTTTCCGACATGACCGAAAGCGACAGGAAAAGGCTGTCGCGCCGTATAGATTGTGTCAGATACTGGCTCAACGGTTTTGCACCCGACAGCGTCAAATTTTCGGTCAGCAGCACCGTTCCGTCCGGTATCGAGCTTTCGATGAACGAGAAGGTCTTCCTGAAAGCCCTGTCTGTTAAGATGTACGACTGCAATTGGGATCCCGATTCCATCGGGTCCACTATAGCGGACACGGCCAAGGATTCCCCGCTGGGACTCAAGGGAGGGTATGGCGCCATGTACCGGATATTCATAGGCAAGAAGGCCGGACCCAGATTGGGTACGTTCTTGGCCAGCATGGACAAGAGCTTCGTGATCAACAGGATAATTCAGGCTTCCAATTGA